A stretch of Cicer arietinum cultivar CDC Frontier isolate Library 1 chromosome 5, Cicar.CDCFrontier_v2.0, whole genome shotgun sequence DNA encodes these proteins:
- the LOC101506623 gene encoding probable trehalose-phosphate phosphatase F isoform X1, giving the protein MDLKTNHTHRLADAATITRTRSRLGTPSSLSCSPTGATTFLHGPSLAIPRKKTGILDDVRSNGCLDAMRSSSPTNKKISMDIGHGVAFFDVDAAYLTWQLEFPSALASFEQITNFAKGKKIVLFLDYDGTLSPIVDNPDHAFMSESMRATVKSMAKYFPTAIISGRCREKVHEFVGVTDLYYAGSHGMDIIGPPRQSDKHPTCIRSTYNKGNEVNLYQPAAEFLPMIDEVLSLLIECTKDIKGAKVENNKFCVSVHYRNVDEENWDMVAQIVYDILKDYPHLRLTHGRKVLEVRPVIDWDKGKAVTYLLESLGLNEDNDVLAIYIGDDQTDEDAFKVLSEFNKGFGILVSSAPKESNAIYSLCDPSELLYGKIVHIPGSNGPKDISYSSTC; this is encoded by the exons ATGGACCTAAAGACAAATCACACTCATCGGCTTGCCGATGCTGCAACCATAACAAGGACGAGATCAAGGCTCGGCACGCCTTCAAGTTTATCATGTTCTCCTACAGGTGCTACAACTTTTCTACATGGTCCTTCGCTAGCGATTCCAAGGAAAAAGACAGGAATTCTTGATGATGTTCGTTCCAACGGTTGTCTCGATGCAATGAGATCATCTTCTCCTACTAACAAGAAAATATCAATGGATATTGGTCATGGTGTTGCATTCTTTGATGTTGATGCTGCTTATTTAACATGGCAG TTAGAATTTCCCTCAGCACTTGCATCTTTTGAGCAAATTACTAACTTTgcaaaaggaaagaaaatagtATTGTTTCTCGATTATGACGGGACTCTTTCGCCGATCGTTGACAATCCTGACCATGCTTTCATGTCTGAAAGT ATGCGTGCCACTGTTAAAAGCATGGCAAAATATTTTCCTACTGCAATAATTAGCGGAAGATGCCGTGAAAAG GTACATGAATTTGTTGGAGTAACAGATCTTTATTATGCTGGTAGTCATGGAATGGACATTATTGGTCCTCCAAGACAATCTGATAAGCACCCTACTTGCATTAGGTCTACTTATAATAAG GGTAATGAAGTTAATTTATATCAGCCTGCAGCTGAATTCTTGCCTATGATTGATGAG GTACTTAGCTTGCTCATTGAATGTACAAAAGATATCAAAGGAGCAAAGGTTGAGAACAATAAATTTTGTGTCTCGGTACACTATCGTAACGTAGACGAGGAG AATTGGGATATGGTGGCACAAATTGTTTATGATATTCTGAAAGACTATCCACATTTGCGATTAACTCACGGTCGCAAG GTTTTAGAGGTTCGACCAGTGATCGATTGGGATAAGGGAAAAGCTGTTACATATTTGCTTGAATCACTTg GACTTAACGAAGACAACGACGTGCTAGCTATATATATTGGGGACGATCAGACCGATGAAGATGCATTTAAG GTTCTGAGTGAGTTTAATAAAGGTTTTGGAATCTTAGTGTCTTCTGCTCCTAAAGAAAGCAATGCAATTTACTCTCTTTGTGATCCTTCAGAG TTGTTGTATGGTAAAATTGTCCATATACCTGGATCCAATGGACCTAAAGACATATCATACTCTTCGACTTGTTGA
- the LOC101506623 gene encoding probable trehalose-phosphate phosphatase F isoform X2 produces MDLKTNHTHRLADAATITRTRSRLGTPSSLSCSPTGATTFLHGPSLAIPRKKTGILDDVRSNGCLDAMRSSSPTNKKISMDIGHGVAFFDVDAAYLTWQLEFPSALASFEQITNFAKGKKIVLFLDYDGTLSPIVDNPDHAFMSESMRATVKSMAKYFPTAIISGRCREKVHEFVGVTDLYYAGSHGMDIIGPPRQSDKHPTCIRSTYNKGNEVNLYQPAAEFLPMIDEVLSLLIECTKDIKGAKVENNKFCVSVHYRNVDEENWDMVAQIVYDILKDYPHLRLTHGRKVLEVRPVIDWDKGKAVTYLLESLGLNEDNDVLAIYIGDDQTDEDAFKVLSEFNKGFGILVSSAPKESNAIYSLCDPSEVMEFLKSLVVWKSISLV; encoded by the exons ATGGACCTAAAGACAAATCACACTCATCGGCTTGCCGATGCTGCAACCATAACAAGGACGAGATCAAGGCTCGGCACGCCTTCAAGTTTATCATGTTCTCCTACAGGTGCTACAACTTTTCTACATGGTCCTTCGCTAGCGATTCCAAGGAAAAAGACAGGAATTCTTGATGATGTTCGTTCCAACGGTTGTCTCGATGCAATGAGATCATCTTCTCCTACTAACAAGAAAATATCAATGGATATTGGTCATGGTGTTGCATTCTTTGATGTTGATGCTGCTTATTTAACATGGCAG TTAGAATTTCCCTCAGCACTTGCATCTTTTGAGCAAATTACTAACTTTgcaaaaggaaagaaaatagtATTGTTTCTCGATTATGACGGGACTCTTTCGCCGATCGTTGACAATCCTGACCATGCTTTCATGTCTGAAAGT ATGCGTGCCACTGTTAAAAGCATGGCAAAATATTTTCCTACTGCAATAATTAGCGGAAGATGCCGTGAAAAG GTACATGAATTTGTTGGAGTAACAGATCTTTATTATGCTGGTAGTCATGGAATGGACATTATTGGTCCTCCAAGACAATCTGATAAGCACCCTACTTGCATTAGGTCTACTTATAATAAG GGTAATGAAGTTAATTTATATCAGCCTGCAGCTGAATTCTTGCCTATGATTGATGAG GTACTTAGCTTGCTCATTGAATGTACAAAAGATATCAAAGGAGCAAAGGTTGAGAACAATAAATTTTGTGTCTCGGTACACTATCGTAACGTAGACGAGGAG AATTGGGATATGGTGGCACAAATTGTTTATGATATTCTGAAAGACTATCCACATTTGCGATTAACTCACGGTCGCAAG GTTTTAGAGGTTCGACCAGTGATCGATTGGGATAAGGGAAAAGCTGTTACATATTTGCTTGAATCACTTg GACTTAACGAAGACAACGACGTGCTAGCTATATATATTGGGGACGATCAGACCGATGAAGATGCATTTAAG GTTCTGAGTGAGTTTAATAAAGGTTTTGGAATCTTAGTGTCTTCTGCTCCTAAAGAAAGCAATGCAATTTACTCTCTTTGTGATCCTTCAGAG GTTATGGAATTTCTCAAGTCACTTGTGGTATGGAAATCAATCTCATTAGTATAA